A window of the Streptomyces sp. Ag109_O5-10 genome harbors these coding sequences:
- a CDS encoding YiaA/YiaB family inner membrane protein produces MSDTPVRHQNTAAFYGQAVASFALALTATAIGIFRLHADAWVRGFLGIAVLYLVTSAFTLAKVVRDRQEAGQIVSRVDQARLEKLLAEHDPFEKL; encoded by the coding sequence ATGAGTGACACACCGGTCAGACACCAGAACACGGCCGCCTTCTACGGACAGGCCGTCGCCTCCTTCGCCCTCGCCCTCACGGCCACCGCCATCGGCATCTTCCGGCTGCACGCGGACGCCTGGGTCCGCGGCTTCCTCGGCATCGCCGTGCTCTACCTCGTCACCTCCGCCTTCACCCTCGCGAAGGTGGTCCGCGACCGCCAGGAGGCCGGGCAGATCGTCAGCCGCGTCGACCAGGCCAGGCTGGAGAAACTGCTCGCCGAACACGACCCCTTCGAGAAGCTCTGA
- a CDS encoding RNA ligase (ATP) codes for MSTLRVTAEVLTVHEHPNADALELAQVGLYRAVVAKGVYRTGETALYIPEQAVLPAGLIEELGLTGRLAGSNADRVRAVRLRGELSQGIVCRPKALAGVDLARAAAEGADFAEILGITKWVPPVPPTMDGDVESAPDLLPWVDIENIQRYPGVFEPGEPVVLTEKLHGSACLLTYVAGEDRVYVSSKGFGAKSLALKEDPRNLYWRAVRGHGVADAARRLAERLGARRVGIFGEVYGAGVQDLTYGADGRRESLGYAAFDVSAECDGTVRWLDAARFLAGELPLVPRLFEGAYDIERVLEVASGRETVSGRGLHLREGVVIRPVVERYSAVTGGRAIAKAVSGAYLTRKGGTEFE; via the coding sequence ATGTCGACGCTGCGCGTCACCGCCGAAGTGCTGACCGTCCACGAGCACCCCAACGCCGACGCGCTGGAGCTGGCCCAGGTGGGCCTCTACCGCGCGGTCGTCGCCAAGGGCGTGTACCGCACCGGCGAGACCGCCCTGTACATCCCCGAACAGGCCGTCCTGCCGGCCGGGCTGATCGAGGAGCTGGGGCTGACCGGGCGGCTGGCGGGAAGCAACGCGGACCGGGTCAGGGCGGTGCGGCTGCGTGGTGAGCTGTCGCAGGGCATCGTGTGCCGCCCGAAGGCGCTGGCCGGCGTCGACCTGGCGCGGGCGGCGGCGGAGGGCGCCGACTTCGCGGAGATCCTCGGCATCACCAAGTGGGTACCACCGGTCCCGCCCACGATGGACGGGGACGTCGAGTCCGCACCCGATCTGCTGCCCTGGGTCGACATCGAGAACATCCAGCGCTACCCCGGCGTCTTCGAGCCCGGCGAGCCCGTGGTGCTCACCGAGAAGCTCCACGGTTCGGCGTGCCTGCTCACGTATGTCGCCGGCGAGGACCGCGTGTACGTCTCCTCCAAGGGCTTCGGCGCGAAGTCGCTGGCCCTCAAGGAGGATCCGCGCAACCTCTACTGGCGGGCGGTGCGCGGTCACGGCGTCGCCGACGCGGCCCGCCGACTCGCCGAACGGCTCGGCGCACGCCGGGTCGGGATCTTCGGGGAGGTGTACGGCGCCGGGGTCCAGGACCTGACGTACGGGGCCGACGGGCGGCGGGAGTCGCTCGGGTACGCCGCGTTCGACGTGTCGGCCGAGTGCGACGGGACGGTGCGGTGGCTGGACGCGGCGAGGTTCCTGGCGGGCGAGCTGCCCCTGGTGCCACGGCTGTTCGAGGGGGCGTACGACATCGAGCGGGTGCTGGAGGTCGCGAGCGGGCGGGAGACCGTGTCCGGGCGGGGACTGCACCTGCGGGAGGGTGTGGTGATCCGGCCGGTGGTGGAGCGGTACAGCGCGGTGACCGGGGGGCGGGCGATCGCGAAGGCGGTGAGCGGGGCGTACCTGACGCGGAAGGGCGGGACCGAGTTCGAGTAG
- a CDS encoding acyl-CoA dehydrogenase family protein: MNLGLSEEQTAVRQLARDFVDREITPNVIAWDRAEEVDRGIVKKLGEVGFLGLTIDEEYGGSGGDHLAYCLVTEELGRGDSSVRGIVSVSLGLVAKTVAAWGTAEQKRRWLPGLTSGSYVGCFGLTEPGTGSDAGNLTTRAVRDGDDYVVNGTKMFITNGTWADVVLLFARSTDAPGHKGVSAFLVPADTPGLTRRPLHGKLGLRGQATAELVLEDVRVPASAMLGPEGKGFSVAMSALAKGRMSVAAGCVGIAQAALDAAVRYAGEREQFGTPIARHQLVQELISDIAVDVDAARLLTWRVADLIDRGLPFATESSKAKLFASEAAVRAANNALQVFGGYGYIDEYPAGKLLRDARVMTLYEGTSQIQKLLIGRALTGVSAF; encoded by the coding sequence GTGAACCTGGGGCTCAGCGAGGAGCAGACCGCCGTACGGCAGCTCGCCCGGGACTTCGTCGACCGCGAGATCACTCCGAACGTGATCGCCTGGGACCGCGCCGAGGAGGTCGACCGGGGGATCGTGAAGAAGCTCGGCGAGGTCGGCTTCCTCGGCCTGACGATCGACGAGGAGTACGGCGGCTCGGGCGGTGACCATCTCGCGTACTGCCTGGTGACGGAGGAACTAGGCCGGGGGGACTCCTCGGTCCGCGGGATCGTGTCCGTGTCCCTGGGTCTGGTCGCCAAGACCGTCGCCGCCTGGGGCACCGCGGAGCAGAAGCGGCGCTGGCTGCCGGGTCTCACCTCCGGCTCGTACGTCGGCTGCTTCGGCCTCACCGAACCCGGCACCGGCTCCGACGCGGGCAACCTCACCACCCGCGCCGTTCGCGACGGCGACGACTACGTCGTCAACGGCACCAAGATGTTCATCACCAACGGCACCTGGGCCGACGTCGTCCTGCTCTTCGCCCGCTCCACCGACGCCCCCGGCCACAAGGGCGTCTCCGCCTTCCTGGTGCCGGCCGACACCCCCGGCCTCACCCGCCGCCCCCTGCACGGCAAGCTCGGCCTGCGTGGCCAGGCCACCGCCGAGCTCGTCCTGGAGGACGTCCGGGTCCCCGCCTCGGCGATGCTCGGACCCGAGGGCAAGGGCTTCTCGGTCGCCATGTCCGCGCTCGCCAAGGGGCGGATGTCGGTGGCCGCAGGCTGCGTCGGGATAGCGCAGGCCGCGCTGGACGCGGCCGTGCGGTACGCCGGGGAGCGCGAGCAGTTCGGCACGCCGATCGCCAGGCACCAGCTCGTCCAGGAGCTCATCAGCGACATCGCCGTCGACGTGGACGCGGCCCGCCTGCTGACCTGGCGGGTCGCCGATCTGATCGACCGGGGGCTGCCGTTCGCCACCGAGTCCTCCAAGGCCAAGCTCTTCGCCTCCGAGGCCGCCGTGCGGGCCGCCAACAACGCCCTCCAGGTCTTCGGGGGCTACGGCTACATCGACGAGTACCCGGCGGGCAAACTGCTGCGCGACGCCCGCGTGATGACCCTCTACGAGGGCACCAGCCAGATCCAGAAGCTGCTCATCGGACGGGCGCTGACAGGCGTCTCGGCGTTCTGA
- a CDS encoding MFS transporter, whose amino-acid sequence MAPGSNRRWLLRLVVAFGFAQAAVSMARPAVSYRALALGADERAVGVLAGVYALLPLFAAVPLGRRTDHGRCAPLLPVGVVLISGGCALSGVAGSLWAMALWSGVMGLGHLCFVIGAQSLVARQSAAHEQDRNFGHFTIGASLGQLVGPIAAGAVIGGPDMAGTSALALLVAGAGAAAAFTSLWRIEDRTAVTSRAAEGNRVPVGRILGARGVPAGMLISLSVLSATDILTAYLPVVGEHRDVSPAVIGVLLSVRAGATIACRLVLTPLLRLLGRPVLLTVTCFLAAVLCAGIAVPVPVWALALMLAVLGFCLGVGQPLSMTTVVQAAPGGARSTALALRLTGNRLGQVAAPAGAGLLAGVAGVAAPFVMLGVLLLVSAGVAVRSPGAAGGAEGAGRVPSARRKGSALRRTSDI is encoded by the coding sequence ATGGCGCCCGGCAGCAACCGCCGCTGGCTGCTCCGTCTCGTCGTCGCCTTCGGCTTCGCGCAGGCCGCCGTCTCGATGGCCCGCCCCGCCGTCTCCTACCGGGCGCTTGCCCTCGGCGCCGACGAACGGGCCGTCGGCGTCCTCGCGGGTGTGTACGCCCTGCTCCCGCTCTTCGCCGCCGTACCGCTGGGGCGCCGCACCGACCACGGCCGTTGCGCACCCCTGCTGCCCGTCGGCGTCGTACTGATATCGGGCGGCTGCGCGCTCAGCGGAGTGGCCGGCTCCCTCTGGGCGATGGCCCTGTGGAGCGGGGTGATGGGCCTCGGCCACCTCTGCTTCGTGATCGGCGCGCAGTCGCTGGTGGCCCGTCAGTCGGCGGCGCACGAACAGGACCGGAACTTCGGCCACTTCACCATCGGCGCGTCGCTGGGCCAGCTGGTCGGGCCGATCGCCGCGGGCGCGGTCATCGGCGGCCCGGACATGGCGGGCACGAGCGCGCTCGCGCTGCTGGTGGCGGGTGCGGGGGCGGCGGCCGCGTTCACGTCGTTGTGGCGCATCGAGGACCGTACGGCGGTCACGTCCCGGGCGGCGGAGGGGAACCGGGTGCCGGTGGGCCGCATCCTGGGCGCCCGGGGGGTGCCCGCAGGCATGCTGATCAGCCTCTCGGTGCTGTCCGCGACCGACATCCTGACCGCCTACCTTCCCGTGGTCGGCGAGCACCGGGACGTCTCCCCGGCCGTCATCGGTGTGCTGCTCAGCGTGCGGGCGGGGGCGACGATCGCCTGCCGCCTCGTTCTCACGCCCCTGCTGCGGCTGCTCGGACGGCCGGTGCTGCTGACGGTGACCTGCTTCCTGGCGGCGGTGCTGTGCGCGGGGATCGCGGTGCCGGTGCCGGTGTGGGCGCTGGCCCTGATGCTCGCCGTGCTCGGTTTCTGCCTGGGGGTCGGGCAGCCGCTGTCGATGACGACGGTCGTCCAGGCCGCGCCCGGGGGCGCCCGCTCCACGGCGCTCGCCCTGCGGCTGACCGGCAACCGGCTGGGCCAGGTGGCCGCGCCCGCCGGGGCGGGGCTGCTGGCGGGAGTCGCCGGGGTGGCCGCGCCGTTCGTGATGCTGGGCGTGTTGTTGCTGGTGTCGGCGGGGGTGGCGGTGCGTTCGCCGGGTGCGGCGGGCGGGGCCGAGGGGGCCGGTCGGGTGCCGTCGGCGCGGCGAAAGGGTTCGGCATTGCGCCGCACGAGCGATATCTGA
- a CDS encoding MaoC family dehydratase — translation MAEPRIFTSPDELKAAVGEQLGWTDWVEVDQKRIDLFADATGDHQWIHVDPEKAAAGPFGTTIAHGYLTLSLLPLFGPQLIAVEGVKMGVNYGTNKVRFPAPVPVGSRLRATAKITGVEDVTGGVQVTVAFSVEREGGDKPVCVAESVSRYYL, via the coding sequence ATGGCAGAACCAAGGATCTTCACCTCCCCCGACGAGCTGAAGGCGGCCGTGGGCGAGCAGCTGGGCTGGACCGACTGGGTGGAGGTCGACCAGAAGCGCATAGACCTGTTCGCGGACGCGACCGGCGACCACCAGTGGATCCACGTCGACCCGGAGAAGGCGGCCGCCGGCCCGTTCGGCACGACGATCGCGCACGGCTATCTGACCCTGTCGCTGCTCCCGCTCTTCGGCCCCCAGCTGATCGCGGTCGAGGGCGTGAAGATGGGGGTGAACTACGGCACCAACAAGGTCCGCTTCCCCGCCCCCGTCCCGGTCGGCTCCCGGCTGCGTGCCACCGCGAAGATCACCGGCGTGGAGGACGTCACGGGCGGCGTGCAGGTGACGGTCGCCTTCAGCGTCGAGCGCGAGGGCGGCGACAAGCCGGTCTGCGTCGCGGAGTCGGTGTCCCGGTACTACCTCTGA
- a CDS encoding TetR/AcrR family transcriptional regulator yields the protein MSTAEETTGGEVEPWEEVTPDAARRLLVAAVEAFAERGYHATTTRDIAGRAGMSPAALYIHYKTKEELLHRISRIGHDKALEILQTAARREGTATERLADAVSSFVRWHAGRRTTARVVQYELDALGPDARAEILDLRRQVDAEVRGIIQEGLASGEFDVIDVHGTTLAVLSLCIDVARWFNVNGPRTPEEVGALYADLVLRMVGAK from the coding sequence ATGAGTACGGCGGAGGAGACGACCGGCGGCGAGGTCGAGCCGTGGGAAGAGGTCACCCCTGACGCGGCCCGGCGCCTGCTGGTCGCAGCCGTGGAGGCCTTCGCCGAGCGCGGCTACCACGCCACCACCACCCGCGACATCGCGGGCCGGGCCGGCATGAGCCCCGCCGCGCTCTACATCCACTACAAGACCAAGGAAGAGCTGCTTCACCGGATCAGCCGCATCGGTCACGACAAGGCCCTGGAGATCCTCCAGACGGCCGCGCGGCGCGAGGGCACCGCCACCGAGCGGCTCGCCGACGCCGTCAGCTCCTTCGTCCGCTGGCATGCCGGGCGGCGCACCACCGCCCGGGTCGTGCAGTACGAACTCGACGCGCTCGGCCCCGACGCCCGCGCCGAGATCCTCGACCTGCGCCGTCAGGTCGACGCCGAGGTGCGCGGGATCATCCAGGAGGGCCTCGCCTCCGGGGAGTTCGACGTCATCGACGTGCACGGCACCACCCTCGCGGTGCTCTCGCTCTGCATCGACGTCGCCCGCTGGTTCAACGTGAACGGCCCCCGGACCCCCGAGGAGGTCGGCGCGCTCTACGCCGACCTCGTGCTGCGGATGGTCGGGGCCAAGTAG
- a CDS encoding TetR/AcrR family transcriptional regulator has protein sequence MARPRKPLLSTDRIVRAARELVDAEGLAAVSTRRLAAELGVSGPSLYNHFRTKDEILEAVADSVSAQVDLSMFEDLGRDAGRDWRTALHDWAVSYRAALRAHPNIVPVLARGPGRRPAGLRLADVVYGAMVDAGWPPAQATSIGALMRYFIMGSALGSFAGGFVDDASAYDPADYPHLGQAHLLSERQEKIDERAFETGLRALLDGLQEQFSKVGETA, from the coding sequence ATGGCCCGACCGCGCAAGCCCCTCCTCAGCACCGACCGGATCGTCCGGGCGGCCCGGGAACTCGTGGACGCGGAGGGTCTTGCGGCCGTCTCCACCCGCCGGCTCGCGGCCGAGCTGGGGGTGAGCGGGCCCTCGCTCTACAACCACTTCCGCACCAAGGACGAGATCCTGGAGGCGGTCGCGGACTCGGTCAGCGCGCAGGTCGACCTGTCGATGTTCGAAGACCTCGGGCGCGACGCCGGGCGGGACTGGCGCACCGCACTGCACGACTGGGCGGTGTCCTACCGGGCGGCGCTGCGGGCCCACCCGAACATCGTCCCGGTCCTCGCCCGGGGCCCCGGCCGCCGCCCGGCGGGCCTGCGCCTCGCCGACGTGGTCTACGGCGCGATGGTGGACGCGGGGTGGCCGCCGGCGCAGGCGACGTCGATCGGGGCGCTGATGCGGTACTTCATCATGGGGTCGGCGCTGGGGTCGTTCGCCGGGGGGTTCGTGGACGACGCGAGCGCGTACGATCCGGCCGACTATCCGCATCTGGGGCAGGCGCATCTCCTTTCGGAGCGCCAGGAGAAGATCGACGAGCGGGCGTTCGAGACCGGGTTGCGGGCGTTGCTCGACGGGTTGCAGGAGCAATTTTCGAAGGTGGGGGAGACAGCGTGA
- a CDS encoding class F sortase, which yields MAPRRRRRRPWYRTRAYRLARTALLAVLLVTVVRWWGHDGSAAPDGSDALAAAGPGAAGPPPRPLPRSRPTSMRIPFLGVDAPVIGVRLDRGRQLETPPVDDPKLIGWFQGGATPGESGLAIAVGHRDTRTGPAVFAALAQIKPGKRIEAGRADGRTAVYTVDRVKVYDKAGFPDKEVYGPTRRPELRVITCGGLFSRRTGYTSNVVVFAHLTATK from the coding sequence ATGGCGCCGCGTAGGCGCAGACGCAGGCCCTGGTACCGGACCCGCGCCTACCGCCTCGCCAGGACGGCCCTGCTGGCGGTCCTCCTGGTGACAGTGGTCCGGTGGTGGGGGCACGACGGGTCGGCCGCGCCGGACGGGTCGGACGCCCTTGCGGCGGCCGGCCCAGGTGCGGCGGGCCCCCCGCCCCGCCCGCTGCCCCGGTCCCGGCCGACGTCGATGCGCATCCCGTTCCTGGGTGTCGACGCGCCGGTCATCGGGGTCCGGCTCGACCGGGGCCGGCAGCTGGAGACGCCGCCGGTCGACGACCCGAAGCTGATCGGCTGGTTCCAGGGCGGCGCCACGCCGGGCGAGTCGGGCCTCGCGATCGCCGTCGGCCACCGCGACACCAGGACGGGACCGGCCGTCTTCGCGGCGCTCGCCCAGATCAAGCCCGGCAAGCGGATCGAGGCCGGGCGCGCGGACGGCCGTACCGCCGTGTACACCGTGGACCGGGTGAAGGTCTACGACAAGGCCGGCTTCCCCGACAAGGAGGTGTACGGCCCGACCCGGCGCCCCGAACTCCGCGTGATCACCTGCGGTGGCCTCTTCAGCCGGCGGACCGGCTACACCAGCAACGTGGTGGTCTTCGCCCACCTGACCGCGACGAAGTGA
- a CDS encoding DMT family transporter, with amino-acid sequence MKKPDHRLLPVAAAAVTVVLWASAFVSIRSAGGSYSPGALALGRLLSGSLVLGLLCLVRREGLPPRAAWRGIVVSGLLWFGFYSVVLNWGEQQVDAGTAALVVNIGPILIALLGARLLGDPMPPRLLAGMAVSFAGAVTVGLSMSGEGGSSALGVVLCLLAAVAYAGGVVAQKPALGRASALQVTTFGCLIGAVLCLPFSGQLVGEAAGAPLSATLNMLYLGVFPLALAFTTWAYALARTTASRMGATTYAVPALVVLMSWLALGEVPGVLTLAGGVLCLAGVAVSRSRARTSRVVAAARETRPEETRKPA; translated from the coding sequence ATGAAGAAGCCCGACCACCGCCTCCTCCCCGTCGCCGCAGCCGCCGTCACCGTCGTGCTGTGGGCGTCGGCCTTCGTGTCGATCCGCAGTGCGGGTGGCTCCTACTCCCCCGGCGCGCTCGCGCTGGGGCGGCTGCTCTCCGGGTCGCTCGTGCTCGGGCTCCTGTGCCTCGTACGGCGCGAAGGGCTGCCGCCCAGGGCCGCCTGGCGCGGGATCGTGGTCTCGGGGCTCCTCTGGTTCGGCTTCTACAGCGTCGTGCTGAACTGGGGCGAGCAGCAGGTGGACGCGGGCACCGCCGCCCTCGTCGTGAACATCGGCCCGATCCTGATCGCCCTGCTCGGCGCCCGGCTGCTCGGCGACCCGATGCCGCCGCGGCTGCTCGCGGGGATGGCCGTGTCGTTCGCGGGCGCGGTGACCGTCGGCCTGTCGATGTCGGGCGAGGGCGGTTCCTCGGCGCTCGGCGTGGTGCTGTGCCTGCTCGCGGCCGTCGCGTACGCGGGCGGGGTGGTCGCGCAGAAGCCGGCGCTCGGGCGTGCGAGCGCGCTCCAGGTGACGACGTTCGGGTGCCTGATCGGCGCCGTCCTGTGCCTGCCGTTCTCCGGGCAGCTCGTCGGCGAGGCGGCCGGCGCCCCGCTCTCCGCGACCCTCAACATGCTGTACCTGGGCGTGTTCCCGCTCGCCCTCGCCTTCACCACCTGGGCGTACGCGCTCGCCCGTACGACGGCCAGCCGGATGGGCGCGACCACCTACGCGGTGCCCGCGCTGGTCGTCCTGATGTCGTGGCTGGCGCTCGGGGAGGTGCCCGGTGTGCTGACGCTCGCGGGCGGGGTGCTGTGCCTGGCCGGTGTCGCGGTGTCCCGGTCGCGGGCGCGGACCTCCCGGGTCGTGGCCGCCGCGCGGGAGACCCGGCCCGAGGAGACCCGGAAGCCCGCGTGA
- a CDS encoding Zn-dependent alcohol dehydrogenase: MTFTVRAAVLPAVGAPLSVTAIELPDPGPGQVRVRLAAAGVCHSDLSLTDGTMRVPVPAVLGHEGAGTVVAVGEGVTRLAPGDPVVLNWAPSCGSCHACALGEVWLCANALNGSGDVHARTADGTDLHPGLNVAAFAEETVVAESCALPLPAGVPLTDAALLGCAVLTGYGAVHHSARVREGETVAVFGAGGVGLATVQAARIAGASRIIAVDVSPEKEELARAAGATDYVVASDTTPRAIRALTGKQGVDVAVECVGRAVSIRAAWESTRRGGRTTVVGIGAKTEQVTFNALELFHWGRTLSGCVYGNSDPARDLPLLAEHVRAGRLDLSALVTERIALEDIPVAFENMLAGKGGRALVVF; this comes from the coding sequence ATGACATTCACGGTCCGAGCCGCCGTACTGCCCGCCGTGGGCGCCCCGCTGTCGGTCACCGCGATCGAGCTCCCGGACCCCGGCCCCGGCCAGGTCCGGGTCCGGCTCGCCGCCGCCGGTGTCTGCCACTCCGACCTCTCCCTGACCGACGGCACCATGCGGGTGCCGGTCCCGGCGGTCCTCGGCCACGAGGGCGCGGGCACGGTGGTGGCCGTCGGCGAGGGCGTCACCCGTCTCGCACCCGGCGACCCGGTGGTCCTCAACTGGGCGCCCTCCTGCGGCAGCTGCCACGCCTGCGCGCTGGGCGAGGTCTGGCTCTGCGCCAACGCGCTGAACGGCTCCGGTGACGTCCACGCCCGTACGGCGGACGGCACCGACCTGCACCCCGGCCTGAACGTGGCGGCCTTCGCCGAGGAGACCGTGGTCGCCGAGTCCTGCGCCCTCCCGCTGCCCGCCGGCGTCCCGCTCACCGACGCGGCCCTGCTCGGCTGCGCGGTGCTCACCGGTTACGGCGCCGTCCACCACTCGGCACGCGTCCGAGAGGGCGAGACGGTGGCGGTGTTCGGCGCGGGCGGCGTGGGCCTGGCCACCGTCCAGGCGGCCCGGATCGCGGGCGCCTCCCGGATCATCGCGGTGGACGTCTCGCCGGAGAAGGAGGAACTGGCACGGGCCGCGGGCGCCACCGACTACGTCGTCGCCTCCGACACCACGCCCCGCGCGATCCGCGCCCTCACCGGCAAGCAGGGAGTCGACGTCGCCGTGGAGTGCGTCGGCCGCGCGGTCAGCATCCGCGCGGCCTGGGAGTCCACCCGCCGGGGCGGCCGTACGACGGTGGTCGGCATCGGCGCCAAGACCGAACAGGTGACCTTCAACGCCCTGGAGCTCTTCCACTGGGGCCGCACCCTCTCCGGCTGCGTCTACGGCAACTCGGACCCGGCCCGCGACCTGCCGCTGCTCGCCGAACACGTCCGGGCGGGCCGCCTGGACCTGTCCGCGCTGGTGACGGAGCGGATCGCGCTGGAGGACATCCCGGTCGCCTTCGAGAACATGCTGGCGGGCAAGGGCGGCCGGGCGCTGGTGGTGTTCTGA
- a CDS encoding DUF3574 domain-containing protein, whose translation MRTQHLRNRSALAVAGILLAGAPAAYTALAAGHPSAVPERGKPYIETRLLFGTARPDGGPAVTDRQFTAFVDREVTPDFPDGLTVQSGRGQWRDAHGTIEKERSYVLVLLYPEAAGRNSDRKIEEIRRAYEKTFAQESVGRVDEHARADF comes from the coding sequence ATGCGCACTCAACACCTCCGGAACCGGTCGGCTCTCGCGGTGGCCGGGATCCTGCTCGCCGGCGCTCCGGCCGCGTACACCGCCCTGGCCGCCGGCCACCCCTCCGCCGTACCGGAGCGTGGCAAGCCGTACATCGAGACCCGGCTGCTCTTCGGCACCGCCCGCCCGGACGGCGGACCCGCCGTCACCGACCGGCAGTTCACGGCCTTCGTCGACAGGGAGGTCACCCCGGACTTCCCGGACGGCCTCACCGTGCAGAGCGGGCGCGGGCAGTGGCGGGACGCGCACGGGACGATCGAGAAGGAGCGGTCGTACGTGCTGGTCCTGCTGTATCCGGAGGCGGCGGGGAGGAACAGCGACCGGAAGATCGAGGAGATCCGGCGGGCCTACGAGAAGACCTTCGCGCAGGAGAGCGTGGGCAGGGTGGACGAACACGCCCGGGCCGACTTCTGA
- a CDS encoding aldehyde dehydrogenase family protein, with amino-acid sequence MKAHDGLYIDGAWRAAESREAIEVVNPVDEQVVGRVPAGGALDVDTAVRAARAALPVWAATPPAERAARLGALRDALAARKDEIAETVTAELGAPLTFSRTVHAGVPIAVAGSYAELAATHPFEEKVGNSVVYQEPVGVVGAITPWNYPLHQIVAKVAPALAAGCSVVLKPAENTPLTAQLFAEAVHEAGFPAGVFNLVTGLGPVAGQALAEHPGVDLVSFTGSTAVGRRIGAVAGGAVKKVALELGGKSANVILPSADLARAVNVGVANVMSNSGQTCSAWTRMLLHTDRYEEAVELAAAAAAKYGDRIGPVVSARQQARVRGYIEKGVAEGARLVAGGPESPHERGYFVSPTVFADVTPEMTIAKEEIFGPVLSILRYTDEDDALRIANGTVYGLAGAVWAGDEAEAVAFARRMDTGQVDINGGRFNPLAPFGGYKQSGVGRELGAHGLAEYLQTKSLQF; translated from the coding sequence ATGAAGGCACACGACGGCCTGTACATCGACGGCGCCTGGCGCGCCGCCGAGAGCCGGGAGGCGATCGAGGTCGTGAACCCGGTCGACGAGCAGGTCGTCGGCCGGGTCCCGGCGGGCGGCGCGCTGGACGTCGACACCGCCGTACGCGCCGCGCGTGCCGCCCTCCCGGTCTGGGCCGCGACCCCGCCCGCCGAGCGGGCCGCCCGGCTCGGCGCGCTGCGCGACGCACTCGCGGCCCGGAAGGACGAGATCGCCGAGACGGTCACCGCCGAGCTGGGCGCACCGCTCACGTTCTCCCGGACGGTGCACGCGGGCGTGCCGATCGCGGTCGCCGGCTCGTACGCCGAACTGGCGGCCACCCACCCCTTCGAGGAGAAGGTCGGCAACTCCGTCGTCTACCAGGAGCCGGTGGGCGTGGTCGGCGCGATCACGCCCTGGAACTACCCGCTGCACCAGATCGTCGCCAAGGTCGCCCCGGCGCTCGCCGCGGGCTGTTCCGTCGTGCTGAAGCCCGCCGAGAACACCCCGCTCACCGCCCAGCTGTTCGCGGAGGCGGTGCACGAAGCGGGCTTCCCGGCAGGCGTCTTCAACCTGGTCACCGGCCTCGGCCCGGTCGCCGGGCAGGCCCTCGCCGAGCACCCGGGCGTCGACCTGGTCTCCTTCACGGGCTCCACGGCGGTCGGCAGGCGGATCGGGGCGGTGGCCGGGGGCGCCGTGAAGAAGGTCGCTCTCGAACTGGGCGGCAAGTCCGCGAACGTCATCCTCCCGAGCGCCGACCTCGCCAGGGCCGTCAACGTCGGCGTGGCCAACGTGATGTCCAACTCCGGGCAGACGTGCAGCGCCTGGACCCGGATGCTGCTGCACACCGACCGGTACGAGGAGGCGGTGGAGCTGGCGGCCGCGGCGGCCGCCAAGTACGGCGACCGGATCGGACCGGTCGTCAGCGCCAGGCAGCAGGCCCGGGTGCGGGGTTACATCGAGAAGGGCGTCGCGGAGGGCGCCCGGCTGGTCGCCGGCGGTCCCGAATCCCCGCACGAACGGGGCTACTTCGTCAGCCCGACCGTCTTCGCCGACGTCACCCCCGAGATGACGATCGCGAAGGAGGAGATCTTCGGCCCGGTCCTGTCGATCCTGCGCTACACCGACGAGGACGACGCCCTGCGCATCGCCAACGGCACGGTCTACGGGCTCGCGGGCGCGGTGTGGGCCGGGGACGAGGCGGAGGCGGTGGCCTTCGCCCGGCGCATGGACACCGGTCAGGTCGACATCAACGGGGGACGCTTCAACCCCCTTGCCCCGTTCGGCGGTTACAAGCAGTCGGGCGTCGGCCGGGAGCTGGGCGCGCACGGTCTCGCCGAGTACCTCCAGACCAAGTCCCTGCAGTTCTGA
- the soxR gene encoding redox-sensitive transcriptional activator SoxR: MPQIPEKIHELTVGQLSARSGAAVSALHFYESKGLISSRRTSGNQRRYSRDTLRRVAFVRAAQRVGIPLATIREALSELPQERTPNREDWARLSEAWRAELDERIRQLNRLRDHLTDCIGCGCLSLSSCVLSNPDDVFGERRAGSRLLPESGRP; the protein is encoded by the coding sequence GTGCCGCAGATTCCCGAGAAGATCCACGAGCTGACCGTGGGCCAGTTGTCCGCACGTAGCGGCGCCGCCGTCTCCGCGCTGCACTTCTACGAGTCCAAGGGCCTCATCAGCAGTCGGCGGACCTCCGGCAACCAGCGCCGCTACAGCCGCGACACCCTGCGCCGGGTCGCCTTCGTCCGGGCGGCACAGCGCGTCGGCATCCCTCTCGCGACGATCCGCGAGGCCCTCTCGGAGCTGCCGCAGGAACGCACGCCGAACCGCGAGGACTGGGCGCGGCTCTCGGAGGCGTGGCGGGCGGAACTGGACGAACGCATCAGGCAGCTGAACCGCCTCCGCGACCACCTGACGGACTGCATCGGCTGCGGGTGCCTGTCCTTGAGCAGCTGCGTGCTGTCCAACCCGGACGACGTGTTCGGCGAGCGGCGCGCGGGGTCGCGTCTGCTGCCGGAGAGCGGGCGGCCGTAG